From Verrucomicrobiota bacterium:
TCCGGCGAATTGGATGAGGAGCTTGCGATCCGAGGGCATGGGTACCCGAACACCTTGAATCTGCTTGGGTAGCGTAAACCAAGTTCGTAAGTCTGGCTGATTCGTTATCGCTTGGTAGAAGATACCAAACACGTCGATCAATGCCTGGGCAGCCGAGCCATCTTTTGCTTGGCTGCGAGCGGCATAGAACAATGCTGCTTTGCTGGCTGCGGCGACGATCGATTGAGTAATGACGAGCGACTCTTGGTCATTGAACTCTTGCGCGATCACCTGATCGATGTCTGCAATGAGAGAGGTCTGGAAGGCCTCCCCGCCTACAGTTACGGAAGCAGAGGAGGGAAAATTCGGCTGGAACCGGAGCACTGGAAAAGAGGCGGCAAAAAAGGGGACACTCCCGCTACCAAAAATGAAGAGGGGAAGCTCTATATCGATGGATTCGCGAAAAGGAGAGAGTCCTGTCTCCAGTAGAATCACCACGGAATCCGGCTGACCGTTGCCATTTACAATATCTTTTGCGAGTTGGAACTCGCTGCGGAGCCAAATGGAATCAGGATTAAGGCTACTGGTTCTCTCAATGCTTTTTAGGCCTCTCTCGAGGTCGGATGAGTCGACTCCCTGATTCAGGAAAAAGAGTCCGTCGAGATAGACGGAGAACGGATTTACGTAGGGGGCATAGGACTTCATATTTCGAGTCGGTCCATAAATTTCAGAGAGTTTCCTTTGGGTGACTGGATCGTTTTCGATTCGACTGACATTGATTTGGTCTCCGTCTTCTCGCCTCCCTCTTTCAATTTCGCTCTGAACCTGTTCAATTCTCTTGGAGTTCTCTTCTACTGCGCGCTGCTGGCTGTTGTAAGCACGGTTTAGAGAGACCCGAGCAGCGGCAAAATCTCCGGCGTTTAAATAGTTTAAGGCAGAGTAGGTGTGGAGCATGATTCGGTCGTAAGTGCGGGCCCGGTACTGCGTCATTCCCGGATTCACCAGAAGAGCAATGCCCGCCTGCGAGATCTGGAAAGAAGCCTCTTGGTCCATCTCCTGAATGCGGGTCCACGTCTTGTCGTAGGTTTCCTGGCTGAGCTCTAGTTGATCGATATTTCGGAGAAGGGTACCTTCTTCCAAACCGAGAAGAACCCTGTCGCGGCTCCCTTCTTTGTCGTTGACTAGCTTCTTTCCATCCTGAGCTGCCTTTTCCCAGGAACCTAGAGCCCAGCTCTGGCGAGTGGCAGCCACCTTGTCGTTGTAGGTGCTGCATCCGCTCAGAAGAAGAATCAGAATGAAAGAGGTCAGGAGTCTGGAGAAGCGCCACTCGTAGGCTCCATCTCCGACAGGAAGGGTCGAACTTTCTATATCATCGACTTTAGTAGGCCGATGCCACTCCTGACGGCTTTTTAGCTCTACGCCAAAAGCAGCCGCATCTTTTTCATTGGGTCCATGCAGTTCAACCGCAGCGCGCATGGAAGAGAAATCTATGGAGCGGGAATTATTCCGCCGGACGGACGATCTGGCTTTTTTCTACGCCATAGTCCTCAATGATCTCCGCACGGGTTACCCGTGGCAGAACCTCGATCACTTTGACCTTGCCCACTTCTGCTTCGACAGAACCGAGTGACTCTCCGGTGTCTGGATCGACCATCTCCTCGCCTTCGGCAAAAACCCTCCAGACCTCACCGGGCGAGATATCAAATCCATCTCCTCGATTGAACATGACGATCTTACCGGTTACACCGACAATGCGGGCAGGAAAAAGAACATCCACAACCCTATTGGATACGTTGTCTGCAGCCGCCTTGCTGATTGCTCCGAGAAGGTTGTCTGACATCTCTCCCGACCGCACCGACTGGTAGGACGGCTCGTCTTCGATATCCTGTTCAGTGGTCTCGACTCGTGCGGATTCGAGAAGCCTTCCCGAGGTAGTGTCGTAGATTTTGGCGACCGCGCCTATCCGAATGATCCGCTTGGTAACCGACTGGCCGATTGCCTCGAAGGTGGCGGTCTCCTCGTAGTCCTGAAAATCACTGATCGTGGTCACGACGAGGTACTTCACGCCGCCCAACCGGAAGGCCTCGGCGGTGTTGGGATCATTGAGGTCCAAATTGCCGGACCCTGCGAGATTCTGCTCCGCTAAAATCGCGGAGAGGTCACTGCGGGCGAATAGATCGAATCGACGGGTTTGCTGAAAGGAGTTCACCATCTCGGAATCAATTGCCTCCACAACACGGTTGAGTTCGATCGTGCTATTTGACCGACGAGCTTCAGCTTCGACTCCGGGATTCACTTCAACCGGACCTATCGCAAGAGAGAGTTTGCCTGATCCGTCGGTCTGGGCGTGGAGAGAGACCGCAGAAAGGAGGAAGACTACTGAAAGAATGTTTCGTTTCATGATCTTAATTACTGCTTGGGATTATCACCAAGTAGGGTCCTGTTGTTTTGCTCGATGGTGATGGCTTCATCCGTATCGACCTTGATGTCTGATTTGGCATCCTGCCTGATGTCCCAACGGAGACCGCTCTGCGCAAACATCTGGGCGATCCCGAGAATGCGTTCCGCCTCGGCGTCCGTCAAGACCCGCTCGCTGCGCAAGCCCTCGAGGAAGGCGGATTGTTCCCGGAAGCGCTGAATTTCTGCGTCTGTAGCTGACATCCGGACCGTCAAGTCCATGTCCTCACGCACGTTCACGGTGCGTTGCCAGTCATCAAATCCTTCGCGCTGGAGAGTAATTTCGTGAAGACCGGGCGTCGCGGAAAGGCTACCGGGTGCGGATCCAACGGTCACCCCATCGACAAGCACGGTCACCGCATCAAGGGTTATGTCATTTCGCTCTCCCGTGACAAAAAGCTCTCCGGATTCAAGAGTCGTTACTTCCGGAACCGTCATCCCCATGCCTCTGGGAATGATCGTGAAAAGCACCTCGGCTCCCGCTTCTGAACTGCTGGAAAGGGAACTCGGAGAGACCGCCGCAGCGACTTCCTCACCGATTCGCTGGGCGGCGAGGCCGATCAGTTCGTTGGTCGTGTTGGCTACTGCAGTTACCGCACCTTCAGTAGCTCGAAGACCTTTTCTCACTTGCCCGTTTCCGCCTGTAAGAACGGAGCCGTCTGAGGCTTTGAGAAGCCGGTAGGAGAACGAGAGGGTGTAAATGCGATTGGAAGTCTGCGTTCCGTAACCGGAGAACTCGCGAACCTCCTCGTTAAGGTTGCGGAGAGTAGAGACCAATGCGTACTCAGAATTGGCCTGACGAGCCTGGTTGAGCGTGGAGGCATCGCTGACTTTTTCGTCGCCAGTCTCCTCAGCGAACTGATCTCCGCGAACGTTGGGAGAAAATCCGTAGCCAGACAATTCCGCTGCAAGCGCATCGCGAAAAGCGCTTGCCTGCACAGAGTCGATGTCTCCGTCCGCTACTCGGGAGATGACAAAGACTGATCCTCCCTGGTCGGCAAGCGACAGTGCGGGGAGTAGAAGAGAGAGGAGTAAAGATTTCATGATTTGGAGCAAGATAATGACCCAATAGAAGCGTGGGTGCAACCACAGTATCCGTTCAACAAGGTGCTCTGAGGGTAGTTTTGTCCGTTTCTAGGATTGGAGGAGTCCTTCAGATTCGATTGATCAGATTTGAACAAGCCGGATAACGAGGAAAGACTGAAAGTGTGGGTGTAACGAGCGAGGTTGAGCCAAGGTTTTGGCGGGAGGCACGGGAGGTCGGCTTTGACTCTGTTTTTGCGATGGATTTCGAAGGTGGAGACCAGACCGGAGTGATCGAATTCGGGATTGTCGGAATTTCCCGGGAAGGTCTGTCTCTTTTCTCAAGTGGGTTTTGCTCGGCCGTTTCCGCGATTCCCGAACGGGAATTCCAAACTCATGGGCTAACGAATACCGATCTTTTGGATGCTCGACCGTTTGGAGATTTCTGGGAGCTTTTTCGTGATCTCCGCAAGCGAGGTCCCTTCCTTGCCCACTCAGCCCAAGTAGAAGACCGGTTCTTGCGCCGTCAGTGGCCGACTCCAGGGGAAGTTCCGGATTGGTCGAGCAAAGAATCTCTCTCGATAGAGTGGGGTCCATGGTTGGATAGTTGTCGAGTCTACCGTTCTCTCCGGCCCGGCCAGGCCGCAGGGCTCGAGAGTCTGATCACCTCCGAAGGCTTGGGCGAACACTTGGATGGGGTGGCACAACGGGAATGCGAGGTCGGTCGTTGTCGGTGGCACGCGGCGCTCTTTGACGCGATTGCATCGGCACTCCTTTTTCAGAGAGCGGTTAGAATGCAACCTGACTGGGGGGTGCGCCGCTTTTTTCATGAGAGCCAAGGTGGCTCTCTCGAGGAGCAAAGCACATTTGGTTTTGGTTGATCAGGAGACCAATTATCCCTAGGACGACACGATGAAAAGATGCTGGCTGCGGTATTTGTTTTTCCTGTCTCTTGTTCTTGTCGCTACCGCAGGTGCGGTTGAGAAAGGGGCACGCCCTCAGCCTCTTTCGGAAGACGAGGAGGTGCGGGCCTTGTTTTTCCGTGGTCTGGACCTCCACCAAGAGGGGGTTGCCGGTGATGAGGACGCTGTCATCGAAGCGCAGGAGATTTTTGAGCAAATCTTTGAAGGCCACCCAGAGGACGCCCGCGCTCAGGCTTTTCTTGGAAACCTCTATGTCCTTAGGGCAAGAGACGCTATTTTCTATCGTAAGATGGGCTGGCTGGAAAAAGGGGTGGATACTTTGGATGCGGCAGTCGCAAACCGACCGGAAGATCCTCACGTGCGTTCCGTTCGCGCGATCAACAGCTATCTACTGCCGCGGATCTTTGGGAGAAGGGATATTGCTGAAGAGGATTTTACGGTCCTTCTCGGATGGGCCGAAGATGAACCGGATCGGTTTGACAATGGATTGCTGCGATTGGTCTATTATCACGCAGGGCAATTCAAATCGAGAAACGATGACGAGTTGGCTAAAACGCTCTTCCTCAAGGCCCTCGATTCGCCCGGAGAAAGTGTTTCCGAGGAGGAAATTCAAAAGGCACTCCGCAAGGTTACGGGGTAACCGACACATTGTCCGGTTCGGGAGAGTAGTCACCACTCGCGACTCGAAACCACTTTTCGTCGGCTGTGAAAGTGACATCAAGTGCCGGATACCCGAATGACTTCCCAAGGTCTTTCCAGATTGCTTCGCGGATAGAGTCGGCCTCAGTAACCCTGGTGGATTCTGAGAGAACATAGACGTGGACGACCACAAACCGACCGAGTTCCAAAACGCGCGATTCGCGTTTTCCGAACCGATTCTTCGGGAGGTGCTGATCCAGAATGGATTCGACAGTTTCAAGGACCTCAGGAGGGGCTGAGCGGGAAACCATCTGTCTCCAATTGCTTTGAAGAATGCGAAACGTTGCCGGCAGCACGGCGATGCAGACAAGCGCGGTTATTGACGGGTCCACGTAGGGAACCCATGACGACCTGCCCCATCCTGGAAGAAGCCATGCGATCAAAAAAGCAACGGCAACGCCCAGGCTTACAATGCCATCAATCAGCCAGTTCTTTCGATCCACTTCGACGATAGGCGAGGCTGTGTCTTTCATTCGTCTCCCAAGAATGATGGCGAACAAGAAACAACAGGCTGTGGCTACTAGAGCATAAGAAAGAGCCATTCCGGATGCGATCTCCCGTCCACCCCTCGCGATCGAGATGGCAGCGGCAATCACAGCTAGGAGTGAGATCGAACCGATGAGAAGGCCCTTGGTGAAATTCAGGATGGGTTCGAATGAGAGGTAGCCGAACGGATACCTTTGGTCGTCGGGACGGATGATTAAAGTGGAAACCCTCAAAGCCAGTAGGGCTAGTCCGAAGCCGGCGAGAGAATACGCACCATCAAGGAGAATCGCCTGCGACTGCGTAACTAGAGCTAGGGAGCAGCCGAACGCGGCCATAAACAAATTCCCGAAAACCGTGATGAGGATTGATTTTCGCTCGTGGAGAACTGTCGGATTTCGCGGCGTTTTCACTAACTCTTCCTGTAGAGGAAGACCTAAAACGAGTAATCAATCAAGGCACCGTAGACGTTGTAATCGGGAATGGGGTGATTGCTGAAATCCACAGCAACAAAAAAGCCTTCGAGGGAAAATCCACCGGGTAGGTCATAGGTGAAAAGCAGATCAAGTTCCAGCGAGTCGGATTCGAGAGCGTAGTTTTTTCCGAATCCGAAGGCTGGATTGAGAGTGAAGTCTCCGAAGGTAACCGAGCCATCGAGATAGAAGAGCAAGAGATCGTTTTCATCGTTGAATGGGTAGAGGTCGTCCTCTTGCAGAGGATCAAAGGCGGTAAAGACACCGGCGTTGATGTCTATGTTGTTGTCGCTCACGTAAAAAATGCCTGCACCGAACGAGTATTGCTCCGTCTCTATTCCGGTGTGTATGAGTCCGGAAAGAACACTGCCATAGTCGGGTTCAATTGAGCTCGAAATCAAATTGTCGTAGTAGGCGAGGATCAGATTGGTTTCCCAAGTGGCGTCTTCTGAGAACATCGGCGCAGGCAAAGAGGTGTCGAAAGAGGATCCGTATGAGGCGATGAGTCCTTCCTGGTAATTGAGGAAAGGGGCAACCGTGAATACTTCGCTAATGGGTAACGATCCCTGTAAGGCAAAGTGAATGTCGGCTGCGTCCGGGCTTGCGTCCGATACGTCCTGCCATCCGCTGATTCCATCCGCGTCGTAGTCATATTCCGCATACTCGATCCACCGGTTGATCAGAGAGAAGCTGACTTGGTAGCCAGAGTCCTTGCCGGCACTTAAGTTGATGCCTTGTTGGTAGTCGCCGTCCAAGACCGGACTCCCCGAAAATGCCCGCCGACCGACGAATCCACCCCAATGGTGAACCTCATCTTCGTAGTCGAGATAGAGCTGCTGCAGGACGGCCTCATCGACAAAGTCTGCCGAGAAATCGCCGGGATGATTCTCCCAAAGCTTCGCAACTCCTAATCCCTTGATGCCGCCGGAGAATCCATAAATGGGTGAACTGTCGTAACCCGCCTGGAGGTAGGCCCAAGCCAGACCAGAGTCAGAGGCATCTTTGTTCTCTTGAAAGTTAAAAGCGGTTCCGGCGTTTCCCTGGAATTCACCCTTCTTGAGAAATTCAGGAAAGACTTGCATGTGCTCTACCGAAACCTCGGGTGCTGACTCAAGGGAGAGAGTTGTAGAAAGGATTAGTGCAGAAATCGATCGGTGGGTCATAGCGCAAAGGGGGTATTGCTGAACCGAGAAAAAGATATCCCGAATCTCTAAGCTCTGTAAAGGTGTATCGCTGGCTGAAGACTCTTGGGTGTGCAATTAGAGCCACGGGGTAAGCTAATTAGTTTTTCGGGAGGGACCACCTTCCTCCTTCGCTCTTCGAGCTTCGGCGGACACGCCGCGTAGTCCGCGGGTCGGATTGGTCGTCCAGCCGAAACGATTTGGACGGAACAGAGCCCGTCCCTCCCCCGAATACCCCGCATAAAAAATGACACCCGACTCTTGGGTAAGAGGCGGGGTGTGGACTTATGATCACTTGGGTGACGCAGAATCCCTGACAGAAATTGATAGGGAAACAATTCAGTCCGGTTGGAGGTGACGGGATGATCGGTTGATGGGGTCGAGGTTCCTTCGACCATCTTGAGACCGTGATTGACCCGGCAGCAAATTGAAACAATAGACAAGAGACCATGCGCAAGTCCCCTATCGCTGCGGTTTCCTTATTCCTGTTCATGATTTCTACACTTCCTTCTGCGGGGTCATTCCCTTGGCCTCATGAGGGTTCCGACCTTTCACCGGACCCGGCTATTCGCTTTGGTTCCCTTCCCAACGGAATGGGTTACCTGATCCGCCCATCCAGCGAACCACCGGACCGCGTCAGTCTTCGGCTGGTCTTCCAGGTGGGCTCGCTGATGGAAACCGAAGAGCAGCGTGGACTCGCTCACTTTCTGGAGCACATGGCCTTCAACGGGACTACCAATTTCGCCCCTGGGGAGATGGTGGAGTACTTTCAGCGACTCGGCATGGCCTTTGGTGCCGACACCAACGCAAGTACCGGCTTCGACCGAACCGCTTATCAGCTGGAGTTACCCAGCGGTGATGAACAGTTGAGGACGGAGAGCCTCGTGCTCCTTCGCGATTACGCGGATGGAATTCTTCTCGGGGAGGAGGAGATCGAGAAGGAGCGGGGAATCATCATTTCGGAAAAGGTCAGTCGCGATACGGTGGATTTCCGGACCTTTCAGGCGGAGGTCGGTTTTCTCCTTCCGGACACACTTTTTGCCAATCGGATGCCAATCGGGATCCAGGAAGTGATTGAGACCGCTCCGAGAGAGGAATTTGTCGATTTCTATGAGACTTGGTATCAGCCCGACCGAACGTTTTTGGTAGTCACTGGTGAGGTGGACACCGATGAGTGGGAGAAGGCGATTCAAGAGGTTTTTGGGACCTATGGTGAGAGCCGGCCGGATTCTCCCGGAGATCCTGATCTCGGAGTAGTCGATTTTTCCGGGTTGAAGGCGAAAGTCCATCGTGAGGTCGAAGGCAAGGGAGTCCGCTTCGAGATCTCAACGGGAGAGGCGATTGAGGATCTTCCCGACACGCGTGCCCGAAGGGTTCGGGAAGATCAGTTAAAAATTCTCCACTCGATCCTCTCGCGGCGGTTGGAGCGTTTGGCGCGTGACGAAGATTCTCCGATTCTTTCCAGCTACGCCTACAATTACCCTCTCTTCGAGTTTATCGAGTTGTCAGGAATCTCTGCAACGGTCCGTCCGGAGGATTGGGCAGAGGGGATCGCTCTCGTTGAGCAGGAGCTTCGAAAAGCGTTGGAGCACGGTTTTTCCGAAGCAGAAGTGATCGAGGCGGAAGCGAAGCTGGTTCAGGCAGAGCGTGAAAAGGTGGCCGGTCAAGGAACCCGACGCACTTCTGTCTGGGCGGAGGATTATGCGAGGTTGACCAACAGCGACCGCGTCCTGCTTTCGCCCGAGGACGAGCTTTCTATTGCCGAAGAAGCTGCCGAACTAGCGACTCCTGCAACGTTGCTCGATTTGATGAGGTCGACTTGGGGAGAGAGCGGAAGACGTCTCTTTCTTACCGGACCCGTTCCCGAGGATGTTTCTGCAGAATTCTTGATCGCCGCCTA
This genomic window contains:
- a CDS encoding 3'-5' exonuclease, which encodes MGVTSEVEPRFWREAREVGFDSVFAMDFEGGDQTGVIEFGIVGISREGLSLFSSGFCSAVSAIPEREFQTHGLTNTDLLDARPFGDFWELFRDLRKRGPFLAHSAQVEDRFLRRQWPTPGEVPDWSSKESLSIEWGPWLDSCRVYRSLRPGQAAGLESLITSEGLGEHLDGVAQRECEVGRCRWHAALFDAIASALLFQRAVRMQPDWGVRRFFHESQGGSLEEQSTFGFG
- a CDS encoding CsgG/HfaB family protein translates to MKRNILSVVFLLSAVSLHAQTDGSGKLSLAIGPVEVNPGVEAEARRSNSTIELNRVVEAIDSEMVNSFQQTRRFDLFARSDLSAILAEQNLAGSGNLDLNDPNTAEAFRLGGVKYLVVTTISDFQDYEETATFEAIGQSVTKRIIRIGAVAKIYDTTSGRLLESARVETTEQDIEDEPSYQSVRSGEMSDNLLGAISKAAADNVSNRVVDVLFPARIVGVTGKIVMFNRGDGFDISPGEVWRVFAEGEEMVDPDTGESLGSVEAEVGKVKVIEVLPRVTRAEIIEDYGVEKSQIVRPAE
- a CDS encoding tetratricopeptide repeat protein, which produces MKRCWLRYLFFLSLVLVATAGAVEKGARPQPLSEDEEVRALFFRGLDLHQEGVAGDEDAVIEAQEIFEQIFEGHPEDARAQAFLGNLYVLRARDAIFYRKMGWLEKGVDTLDAAVANRPEDPHVRSVRAINSYLLPRIFGRRDIAEEDFTVLLGWAEDEPDRFDNGLLRLVYYHAGQFKSRNDDELAKTLFLKALDSPGESVSEEEIQKALRKVTG
- a CDS encoding cation transporter, which gives rise to MKTPRNPTVLHERKSILITVFGNLFMAAFGCSLALVTQSQAILLDGAYSLAGFGLALLALRVSTLIIRPDDQRYPFGYLSFEPILNFTKGLLIGSISLLAVIAAAISIARGGREIASGMALSYALVATACCFLFAIILGRRMKDTASPIVEVDRKNWLIDGIVSLGVAVAFLIAWLLPGWGRSSWVPYVDPSITALVCIAVLPATFRILQSNWRQMVSRSAPPEVLETVESILDQHLPKNRFGKRESRVLELGRFVVVHVYVLSESTRVTEADSIREAIWKDLGKSFGYPALDVTFTADEKWFRVASGDYSPEPDNVSVTP
- a CDS encoding PEGA domain-containing protein codes for the protein MKSLLLSLLLPALSLADQGGSVFVISRVADGDIDSVQASAFRDALAAELSGYGFSPNVRGDQFAEETGDEKVSDASTLNQARQANSEYALVSTLRNLNEEVREFSGYGTQTSNRIYTLSFSYRLLKASDGSVLTGGNGQVRKGLRATEGAVTAVANTTNELIGLAAQRIGEEVAAAVSPSSLSSSSEAGAEVLFTIIPRGMGMTVPEVTTLESGELFVTGERNDITLDAVTVLVDGVTVGSAPGSLSATPGLHEITLQREGFDDWQRTVNVREDMDLTVRMSATDAEIQRFREQSAFLEGLRSERVLTDAEAERILGIAQMFAQSGLRWDIRQDAKSDIKVDTDEAITIEQNNRTLLGDNPKQ
- a CDS encoding insulinase family protein; translated protein: MRKSPIAAVSLFLFMISTLPSAGSFPWPHEGSDLSPDPAIRFGSLPNGMGYLIRPSSEPPDRVSLRLVFQVGSLMETEEQRGLAHFLEHMAFNGTTNFAPGEMVEYFQRLGMAFGADTNASTGFDRTAYQLELPSGDEQLRTESLVLLRDYADGILLGEEEIEKERGIIISEKVSRDTVDFRTFQAEVGFLLPDTLFANRMPIGIQEVIETAPREEFVDFYETWYQPDRTFLVVTGEVDTDEWEKAIQEVFGTYGESRPDSPGDPDLGVVDFSGLKAKVHREVEGKGVRFEISTGEAIEDLPDTRARRVREDQLKILHSILSRRLERLARDEDSPILSSYAYNYPLFEFIELSGISATVRPEDWAEGIALVEQELRKALEHGFSEAEVIEAEAKLVQAEREKVAGQGTRRTSVWAEDYARLTNSDRVLLSPEDELSIAEEAAELATPATLLDLMRSTWGESGRRLFLTGPVPEDVSAEFLIAAYESSAALPVEAPDLLADLVFPYSAGGGVVPETVQPVDSLGVTQAVYPNGVKANWKQTPYEEDSILISVRVGSGGLSLPENLPGISRLAEGAFLQGGLGEISFDDLQTVTAGKTISTRFTVGEDSLQIQGRTRPEDLDLQLDILRAYLTDPGFRPEGISLFRRSIAPQYREIESTWQGILQSEGWPFLYSSFGLNRFPTEEELESRTYEELRSWLLPQFNDGYLEVSVVGDFDEEALRESLDRVFGTLPSGRAVVAESAGSGEGPVFPAGEDRSFGVSSEIPQGVAVVAFPSSGLAPIEESRRLSLLGSIVDDRMRVTIREETGQAYSYGSGNRPSDTYDFGVFYAIAILSPELVDPVTEQILEVIGSLRTNPITDDERLRALAPNLKQLEDMRRDNRYWLRVLDGSQANPDQIDWALSLLDGYRAISTADLQEAVESYLVGDKATKVRIASPVPVAE